Proteins from one Malaya genurostris strain Urasoe2022 chromosome 2, Malgen_1.1, whole genome shotgun sequence genomic window:
- the LOC131430811 gene encoding uncharacterized protein LOC131430811 isoform X1 codes for MNNYCSIPNCPNKNVTFVRNFYHIPQSNAKNSALLKERSHHWKKLCRVTKNDTSYRVCSDHFFFKHPAETHDKKHPDWLPWLKLDPRLPDNPLKVRRRMQEYYQQRKCSQETLCVIKGCINSGSIISNNMQSFEFPKLDMTSYINRVLSEKRLLLWLQVVDQPDSWKQFDFSKLKICPRHFVSGKMADLTDVENVDWIPTIALEKKLNFTDHVAHFDLYNIISLIKDSCSIKGITEKNVNLSFPTANTVPITMAPATNQPHQINQKNPTAVPLDRVDVGLKCILCLESTSLKPIDSRSGTAINALFNTILNVNSEVICSKCSKSIEEFYCFYELILRIQQNFPTEKNNAILAAASDNRTPKVEGSISITSKVKNRKLFKVLSADYFQCIICELVMFRKNRIIQHLQEAHKVKLNYKEYKQRFSPIKSVDHKNICSVASNIKRDTEKALTKDSSNKNQEPMIAEAIHTNKDDDLKEQKRHSCYICKNFYSPDEMIEHIKTHETERDKNRELIELGEKYEACKQCQKAILKDDMEQHLEEHEAKRARRREFIKKQQEKNKYTCFKCNKDFQSLYALDKHTKSHKIVGSDDKIICPDCNHIVKANYFKYHCQLIHDDVLLACDKCGKQMSRMALKKHQLTCDDTTVPCDICGKTIKMYMVKSHIAKVHSNKPFKCRFCPKVYDSKDYAGSHERWSHREEWDQRRRVGIKELNLDRSQLEEALGLRKNSDNSEEAESSCPVCLNVHGNETVVETHMRKAHPKEHLAMIMNGVPIISSNEDARLPKDKIGDEKW; via the exons ATGAACAATTATTGTTCTATACCTAACTGCCCTAATAAAAACGTTACTTTTGTCAGAAATTTCTATCATATTCCTCAGTCGAATGCAAAGAACTCAGCTCTATTAAAAGAGAGATCACACCAttggaaaaaactttgccgtgtAACTAAAAATGATACGAGCTATAGAGTTTGTAGcgatcacttttttttcaagcaTCCGGCCGAAACACATGATAAGAAACATCCAGATTGGCTGCCTTGGTTGAAACTTGATCCAAGATTACCTGACAATCCACTCAAAGTGCGGCGAAGAATGCAGGAGTATTACCAGCAAAGAAAATGTTCTCAAGAGACC CTTTGTGTTATTAAAGGTTGCATCAATAGTGGATCCATTATTTCCAACAATATGCAATCGTTTGAATTCCCTAAGCTGGACATGACCAGTTATATAAATCGTGTTTTGTCCGAAAAGCGTCTGCTTTTGTGGTTGCAAGTCGTTGATCAACCTGACAGTTGGAAACAGTTTGACTTCAGTAAACTAAAAATATGTCCCCGGCATTTTGTGTCAG GAAAGATGGCTGATTTAACAGATGTAGAAAATGTTGATTGGATTCCTACAATTGCATTAGAAAAAAAGTTGAACTTCACTGATCATGTTG CTCATTTCGATTTGTACAACATTATCTCGTTGATCAAAGACAGCTGTTCAATTAAAGGAATTACTGAGAAAAATGTTAACCTCAGTTTTCCAACAGCCAATACAGTTCCAATAACAATGGCACCGGCTACAAATCAACCGCACCAAATTAATCAAAAAAATCCAACGGCGGTTCCACTGGACCGTGTAGATGTGGGACTTAAATGCATACTTTGCTTAGAGTCAACATCTCTTAAACCTATAGATTCAAGAAGTGGCACAGCCATCAATGCTTTATTTAACACG ATTCTGAACGTAAACAGTGAGGTGATTTGTAGTAAATGCAGTAAATCAATCGAAGAATTTTACTGCTTTTATGAGTTGATATTGCGCATTCAACAGAACTTCCCAACTGAAAAAAACAATGCTATCCTTGCTGCTGCTTCCGATAATCGAACACCTAAAGTGGAAGGTTCTATTTCCATAACTTCGAAAGTAAAGAACAGAAAACTGTTCAAAGTATTATCTGCCGACTATTTCCAATGTATAATTTGTGAATTGGTCATGTTTAGAAAAAATAGGATTATTCAGCATCTTCAGGAAGCACACAAAGTAAAATTAAACTACAAAGAATACAAGCAAAG ATTTTCACCTATTAAATCAGTTGACCACAAAAACATATGTTCGGTAGCATCTAATATCAAACGTGATACTGAAAAAGCACTCACTAAAGATTCTTCAAACAAGAACCAGGAACCTATGATCGCTGAAGCAATTCATACCAACAAGGATGATGATCTGAAGGAACAGAAAAGACATTCCTGTTATATCTGCAAGAATTT TTATTCACCGGACGAGATGATAGAGCACATAAAAACTCATGAAACCGAACGCGACAAAAATCGAGAATTGATTGAACTAGGTGAAAAATATGAAGCGTGCAAACAATGTCAAAAGGC TATTCTTAAGGATGACATGGAGCAACATCTTGAAGAGCATGAAGCAAAGCGAGCACGAAGAAGAGAATTCATAAAGAAGCAACAAGAGAAAAATAAGTATACCTGCTTCAAGTGCAATAAAGACTTTCAATCGTTGTATGCACTGGATAAACATACGAAATCGCATAAAATTGTCGGATCGGATGATAAAATAATATGTCCAGATTGTAATCACAT TGTGAAGGCAAACTATTTCAAATATCACTGTCAGCTTATACACGATGATGTGTTGCTTGCCTGTGACAAATGTGGCAAACAGATGAGCCGAATGGCCCTCAAAAAGCACCAACTGACTTGTGACGATACTACGGTCCCTTGCGACATTTGTGGCAAAACTATAAAGATGTATATGGTGAAA AGTCATATTGCTAAAGTACATTCAAACAAACCCTTTAAATGCAGGTTCTGTCCGAAGGTTTACGACAGTAAAGATTACGCTGGTTCGCATGAACGATGGTCGCATCGGGAGGAGTGGGACCAGAGACGCCGTGTAGGTATAAAGGAACTTAATCTAGATCGCAGTCAACTGGAAGAAGCTCTAGGGCTAAGAAAAAACTCAGACAATTCAGAAGAGGCAGAATCATCATGTCCCGTTTGTCTGAATGTGCATGGCAATGAAACTGTGGTCGAAACTCATATGCGTAAAGCCCATCCGAAGGAACACTTGGCTATGATAATGAACGGTGTCCCAATTATTTCCAGTAATGAGGATGCACGATTGCCAAAGGACAAaatcggtgatgaaaagtggtaa
- the LOC131430811 gene encoding uncharacterized protein LOC131430811 isoform X2 — protein sequence MNNYCSIPNCPNKNVTFVRNFYHIPQSNAKNSALLKERSHHWKKLCRHPAETHDKKHPDWLPWLKLDPRLPDNPLKVRRRMQEYYQQRKCSQETLCVIKGCINSGSIISNNMQSFEFPKLDMTSYINRVLSEKRLLLWLQVVDQPDSWKQFDFSKLKICPRHFVSGKMADLTDVENVDWIPTIALEKKLNFTDHVAHFDLYNIISLIKDSCSIKGITEKNVNLSFPTANTVPITMAPATNQPHQINQKNPTAVPLDRVDVGLKCILCLESTSLKPIDSRSGTAINALFNTILNVNSEVICSKCSKSIEEFYCFYELILRIQQNFPTEKNNAILAAASDNRTPKVEGSISITSKVKNRKLFKVLSADYFQCIICELVMFRKNRIIQHLQEAHKVKLNYKEYKQRFSPIKSVDHKNICSVASNIKRDTEKALTKDSSNKNQEPMIAEAIHTNKDDDLKEQKRHSCYICKNFYSPDEMIEHIKTHETERDKNRELIELGEKYEACKQCQKAILKDDMEQHLEEHEAKRARRREFIKKQQEKNKYTCFKCNKDFQSLYALDKHTKSHKIVGSDDKIICPDCNHIVKANYFKYHCQLIHDDVLLACDKCGKQMSRMALKKHQLTCDDTTVPCDICGKTIKMYMVKSHIAKVHSNKPFKCRFCPKVYDSKDYAGSHERWSHREEWDQRRRVGIKELNLDRSQLEEALGLRKNSDNSEEAESSCPVCLNVHGNETVVETHMRKAHPKEHLAMIMNGVPIISSNEDARLPKDKIGDEKW from the exons ATGAACAATTATTGTTCTATACCTAACTGCCCTAATAAAAACGTTACTTTTGTCAGAAATTTCTATCATATTCCTCAGTCGAATGCAAAGAACTCAGCTCTATTAAAAGAGAGATCACACCAttggaaaaaactttgccgt caTCCGGCCGAAACACATGATAAGAAACATCCAGATTGGCTGCCTTGGTTGAAACTTGATCCAAGATTACCTGACAATCCACTCAAAGTGCGGCGAAGAATGCAGGAGTATTACCAGCAAAGAAAATGTTCTCAAGAGACC CTTTGTGTTATTAAAGGTTGCATCAATAGTGGATCCATTATTTCCAACAATATGCAATCGTTTGAATTCCCTAAGCTGGACATGACCAGTTATATAAATCGTGTTTTGTCCGAAAAGCGTCTGCTTTTGTGGTTGCAAGTCGTTGATCAACCTGACAGTTGGAAACAGTTTGACTTCAGTAAACTAAAAATATGTCCCCGGCATTTTGTGTCAG GAAAGATGGCTGATTTAACAGATGTAGAAAATGTTGATTGGATTCCTACAATTGCATTAGAAAAAAAGTTGAACTTCACTGATCATGTTG CTCATTTCGATTTGTACAACATTATCTCGTTGATCAAAGACAGCTGTTCAATTAAAGGAATTACTGAGAAAAATGTTAACCTCAGTTTTCCAACAGCCAATACAGTTCCAATAACAATGGCACCGGCTACAAATCAACCGCACCAAATTAATCAAAAAAATCCAACGGCGGTTCCACTGGACCGTGTAGATGTGGGACTTAAATGCATACTTTGCTTAGAGTCAACATCTCTTAAACCTATAGATTCAAGAAGTGGCACAGCCATCAATGCTTTATTTAACACG ATTCTGAACGTAAACAGTGAGGTGATTTGTAGTAAATGCAGTAAATCAATCGAAGAATTTTACTGCTTTTATGAGTTGATATTGCGCATTCAACAGAACTTCCCAACTGAAAAAAACAATGCTATCCTTGCTGCTGCTTCCGATAATCGAACACCTAAAGTGGAAGGTTCTATTTCCATAACTTCGAAAGTAAAGAACAGAAAACTGTTCAAAGTATTATCTGCCGACTATTTCCAATGTATAATTTGTGAATTGGTCATGTTTAGAAAAAATAGGATTATTCAGCATCTTCAGGAAGCACACAAAGTAAAATTAAACTACAAAGAATACAAGCAAAG ATTTTCACCTATTAAATCAGTTGACCACAAAAACATATGTTCGGTAGCATCTAATATCAAACGTGATACTGAAAAAGCACTCACTAAAGATTCTTCAAACAAGAACCAGGAACCTATGATCGCTGAAGCAATTCATACCAACAAGGATGATGATCTGAAGGAACAGAAAAGACATTCCTGTTATATCTGCAAGAATTT TTATTCACCGGACGAGATGATAGAGCACATAAAAACTCATGAAACCGAACGCGACAAAAATCGAGAATTGATTGAACTAGGTGAAAAATATGAAGCGTGCAAACAATGTCAAAAGGC TATTCTTAAGGATGACATGGAGCAACATCTTGAAGAGCATGAAGCAAAGCGAGCACGAAGAAGAGAATTCATAAAGAAGCAACAAGAGAAAAATAAGTATACCTGCTTCAAGTGCAATAAAGACTTTCAATCGTTGTATGCACTGGATAAACATACGAAATCGCATAAAATTGTCGGATCGGATGATAAAATAATATGTCCAGATTGTAATCACAT TGTGAAGGCAAACTATTTCAAATATCACTGTCAGCTTATACACGATGATGTGTTGCTTGCCTGTGACAAATGTGGCAAACAGATGAGCCGAATGGCCCTCAAAAAGCACCAACTGACTTGTGACGATACTACGGTCCCTTGCGACATTTGTGGCAAAACTATAAAGATGTATATGGTGAAA AGTCATATTGCTAAAGTACATTCAAACAAACCCTTTAAATGCAGGTTCTGTCCGAAGGTTTACGACAGTAAAGATTACGCTGGTTCGCATGAACGATGGTCGCATCGGGAGGAGTGGGACCAGAGACGCCGTGTAGGTATAAAGGAACTTAATCTAGATCGCAGTCAACTGGAAGAAGCTCTAGGGCTAAGAAAAAACTCAGACAATTCAGAAGAGGCAGAATCATCATGTCCCGTTTGTCTGAATGTGCATGGCAATGAAACTGTGGTCGAAACTCATATGCGTAAAGCCCATCCGAAGGAACACTTGGCTATGATAATGAACGGTGTCCCAATTATTTCCAGTAATGAGGATGCACGATTGCCAAAGGACAAaatcggtgatgaaaagtggtaa